The following coding sequences lie in one Eschrichtius robustus isolate mEscRob2 chromosome 17, mEscRob2.pri, whole genome shotgun sequence genomic window:
- the CEBPD gene encoding CCAAT/enhancer-binding protein delta, whose product MSAALFSLDGPARGAPWTAEPAAFYEPGRAGKLGRGAEPAAPAMYDDESAIDFSAYIDSMAAVPTLELCHDELFADLFNSNHKAGALELLPGGPARPAGPGPAPRPLKREPDWGDGDAPGSLLPAQVAACAQTVVSLAAAAQPTPPASPEPPRRSPAPPAPGAARDKAAGKRGPDRGSPEYRQRRERNNIAVRKSRDKAKRRNQEMQQKLVELSAENEKLQQRVEQLTRDLAGLRRFFKQLPGAPFLPGAGAADAR is encoded by the coding sequence ATGAGCGCCGCGCTCTTCAGCCTGGACGGCCCGGCGCGCGGCGCGCCCTGGACCGCGGAGCCCGCCGCCTTCTACGAGCCCGGCCGCGCGGGGAAGCTGGGTCGCGGAGCCGAGCCGGCCGCGCCCGCCATGTACGACGACGAGAGCGCTATCGACTTCAGCGCCTACATCGACTCCATGGCCGCCGTGCCCACCCTGGAGCTGTGCCACGACGAGCTCTTCGCCGACCTCTTCAACAGCAACCACAAGGCGGGCGCCCTGGAGCTGCTGCCCGGGGGCCCCGCGCGCCCCGCGGGCCCCGGCCCCGCGCCGCGACCGCTCAAGCGCGAGCCCGACTGGGGCGACGGCGACGCGCCCGGCTCGCTGCTGCCCGCGCAGGTGGCCGCGTGCGCGCAGACGGTGGTGAGCCTGGCGGCCGCCGCGCAGCCCACGCCGCCCGCGTCGCCCGAGCCGCCGCGCCGCAGCCCCGCGCCCCCAGCTCCCGGGGCGGCGCGCGACAAGGCAGCGGGCAAGCGGGGCCCGGACCGCGGCAGCCCCGAGTACCGGCAGCGGCGGGAGCGTAACAACATCGCCGTGCGCAAGAGCCGCGACAAGGCCAAGCGGCGCAACCAGGAGATGCAGCAGAAGCTGGTGGAGCTTTCGGCCGAGAACGAGAAGCTACAGCAGCGCGTGGAGCAGCTCACGCGGGACCTGGCCGGCCTGCGGCGCTTCTTCAAGCAGCTGCCCGGCGCGCCCTTCTTGCCCGGCGCGGGGGCGGCGGACGCGCGGTGA